A genomic segment from Bufo bufo chromosome 8, aBufBuf1.1, whole genome shotgun sequence encodes:
- the LOC120977260 gene encoding diacylglycerol O-acyltransferase 2-like — translation MKTIIAAYSRDLRGSRLTLRSALHSISAAAASLQEQLRTCMQLFSIIQWIFSFLLMGFMSLVVFIFLFFTHFWPISAVYLSWVLFDWETPETGGRRSEWVRNWSVWNYFRDYFPIQLVKTHNLPPGRNYIIGSHPHGILCIGAFCNFVTESTGFSQKFPGIRPHLATLAGNFRLPILREYLMSGGLCPVNQKSLGYTLSQKGPGNAVVIVIGGAAESLSCQPGVTTLILSRRRGFVRLALEHGADLVPSFSFGETDLYDQVHFSEGSFLRAAQCKVQKFWGFAPCFFYGRGLISPKSKGFIPYSRPITTVVGEPVTVPQIKDPIPEIVDQYHNMYKQALLKLFHEHKTKYGLGENAELRIL, via the exons ATGAAAACAATTATAGCTGCGTATTCCAGAGATCTGCGAG GGAGCAGACTTACACTGCGCTCTGCACTGCATTCTATATCCGCCGCTGCTGCGTCACTCCAGGAGCAGCTCCGAACATGCATGCAACTGTTCTCTATCATTCAATGGATATTCTCCTTTTTATTGATGG GATTCATGTCTCTTgtggtttttatttttctattcttcaCACATTTCTGGCCAATATCTGCTGTGTACCTCAGCTGGGTCTTATTCGATTGGGAAACACCAGAAACAG GGGGTCGACGTAGTGAATGGGTGCGCAATTGGTCTGTCTGGAACTATTTTCGGGACTATTTTCCTATACAG CTTGTGAAGACACACAATCTACCTCCAGGGCGTAATTACATTATTGGTTCACATCCTCATGGGATTCTGTGCATTGGAGCGTTTTGTAATTTCGTAACAGAATCTACTGGATTCTCTCAGAAATTCCCTGGAATTCGACCTCATTTGGCTACACTTGCAGGAAACTTCCGACTGCCCATACTACGGGAATACCTGATGAGCGGAG GTTTGTGCCCTGTGAATCAAAAATCATTAGGCTACACTCTATCCCAGAAAGGTCCCGGCAATGCCGTTGTTATAGTGATAGGTGGAGCCGCTGAGTCATTATCCTGTCAACCTGGAGTCACAACGCTCATCCTAAGTAGACGACGAGGATTTGTGAGACTAGCACTTGAGCATGG GGCTGACCTGGTTCCATCTTTCTCTTTTGGAGAGACTGACCTGTATGACCAAGTTCATTTCTCAGAGGGGAGTTTTCTTCGTGCAGCTCAATGCAAGGTCCAGAAATTTTGGGGGTTTGCGCCATGTTTCTTCTATGGTCGTGGCTTAATATCACCTAAATCAAAGGGTTTCATCCCTTACTCCAGACCAATAACAACTGTGG TTGGAGAGCCAGTCACTGTGCCCCAGATAAAGGACCCAATCCCAGAGATTGTGGACCAATATCACAACATGTACAAACAAGCTTTGCTAAAACTTTTCCATGAGCACAAGACCAAATACGGTCTGGGTGAGAATGCGGAGCTGCGCATTTTGTGA